The Nitrospira sp. DNA segment TGCGATCGGCTTGAAATCAATGCTGCGCTCTTGCGTGGGGGCGTGAAGGCCGATCCCTCCTATATCATGGGCCAGGCCGTCTATTGGGCCGTCGTCGCCTTTTCCGTGATCGCCGGGTTGGGGGCGCTGAATCTCCAGCCGATCAACCAGTTTGCCAATTCGCTCTTGGCGTATATTCCTCACGCGTTGGTCGCCGGGTTGATTTTGGTCAGCGGATACCTGCTCTCCAATTTCATCGCACAAGGTGTGTTGATCGCAGGCGTGAATGCCGGGCTGCCACCGGCACGGTTGTTTGCGAATATGTCGCGTTGGGGCATCCAACTCTTTGCGTTGGCCATGGCAGCGGAGGAATTGGGTATTGCGGCAAGTGTGGTCCTGGTAGGCTTCGGGATTACCTTTGGAGGCATTGTGTTCGCCACCTGTTTGGCGTTCGGACTCGGGGCCAAGGATTTAGCCAAGGACTATCTTGAGCGGACGTTCTGGAGTCGAGGGCGCGATCGCGCTCCGGACGATCTGCGGCATCTATGATGATCGGGGTGTTCCTCTTCCTCTGGCTGGCGGCGGCGATTGGCTGTACGCAGAGCGGAGAAGGGACGGATCGTACGCCGACTGTTCTTGTGTTCAAGCATGGGAAATTATCCGGTGATGGGCGTGTGCTGTCCGACCTGCTCAGAGATTTCGAACGACAGCATGAAGGGGTCACGGTTCGCGAAGAGCTCTTACCGTCCGATTCGGACCGACAACATCAATACTATGCCATGAATTTGGACGGAGGAAAGGCTCCGTTCGATGTGCTGGGGATCGATACGATTTGGGCGCAGGAATTCGCCAAGGCCGGATGGATTGCCCCGCTGGACGGACTGCTGACTCCGGCTGAGCAAGAGGAGTTCTTTCCTGGTCCGATCGAGGCTGCGACTTTCAATGGCCGCCTGTATGCGGTGCCGTGGTATGTCGATGCAGGGGTTCTCTACTACCGGCGTGACTTGTTGGATCGTCACGGTCTTGAACCACCGCGCACGTGGCTTGAGCTTGTTCAGGCCGCCAAGCTGATCCTGGATGCGGAACGAGACTCTCGCTTAGCCGGGTTTGTGTGGCAGGGGAAGCAATATGAAGGTCTGATGTGTGTCACGCTCGAGGTGCTGCGGAGTAACGGAACTGATCTCTGGAGCGGCGATCGAGACCGTGCCGAGTCTGGTCTGCGTTTCTTGCGAGAGACCATTTCGACCTACGGCATTACCCCGCTGTCCACCAGCATGGCCGATGAAGAATCCACTCGGTGGATGTTCGGTGAAGGCCATGCGCTGTTCATGCGAAATTGGCCCTATGCCTGGTCCCTCCTGCAACAGAAGGGCTCGCCGGTTCGCGGGAAGGTGGGAGTCGTTTCGCTGCCGGCCTTTTCCGGATTTGCCAGTGCGCCGGTTCTCGGAGGGTGGATGCTCGCCATCCCGAAGAGTTCCACCCATCAAGCGATGGTGGGCGAGCTGATTAAGTTCTTGACCTCGCCCGACACGCAACGCAAGGTCGCCGTGGAGTTGGGGTATAACCCGGTTCGGCGAGCGCTCTATGCCGATGAGTCATTGCTCGAGGTGCGCCCTCTCCTGAAGGATCTCCATCCGATCCTGTTGGAAGCTAGGCCGCGTCCGGTCACACCATATTATCTCCTCATTTCTCAAGCGGTACAACCGGAAATCAGTGCGGTCGTCGTGGGGCG contains these protein-coding regions:
- a CDS encoding ABC transporter substrate-binding protein, giving the protein MMIGVFLFLWLAAAIGCTQSGEGTDRTPTVLVFKHGKLSGDGRVLSDLLRDFERQHEGVTVREELLPSDSDRQHQYYAMNLDGGKAPFDVLGIDTIWAQEFAKAGWIAPLDGLLTPAEQEEFFPGPIEAATFNGRLYAVPWYVDAGVLYYRRDLLDRHGLEPPRTWLELVQAAKLILDAERDSRLAGFVWQGKQYEGLMCVTLEVLRSNGTDLWSGDRDRAESGLRFLRETISTYGITPLSTSMADEESTRWMFGEGHALFMRNWPYAWSLLQQKGSPVRGKVGVVSLPAFSGFASAPVLGGWMLAIPKSSTHQAMVGELIKFLTSPDTQRKVAVELGYNPVRRALYADESLLEVRPLLKDLHPILLEARPRPVTPYYLLISQAVQPEISAVVVGRKSPKEALEAIRRRVDQIMGEQRSTAVMER